Proteins encoded together in one Prochlorococcus marinus str. MIT 9211 window:
- a CDS encoding phosphoglucomutase/phosphomannomutase family protein, with translation MFKNSLKLQSDPIRFGTDGWRGVLGVDITLERLLSVATAATQELAYRAPKGLSNKVIIGYDQRFLAPEFAAAISCAVRGCELEPLISETPVTTPACSWAVVQHQAIGALVITASHNPPEWLGLKIKGPSGCSVDSDFTQAVEHRLLAGGITMPINGITESFNCREQHIAGLKRKFDIEKIANGLKAMGLKVIIDYMHGSAAGCIAELFGDGSQEFLQEIRVNRDPLFGGNPPEPLSQYLGQLISSVKASSAAGTQSLGLVFDGDGDRIAAIDEQGRFCSNQLLVPLFIDHLVGVKNLPGCVIKTVSGSDLIALVAEKLGREVIEVPVGFKFIASEMFNRDVLLGGEESGGIGFGSHIPERDALYAALVLLEAVTSIKMPLGERVNTLHDCFGKSYYDRIDLRLEDNNCRVRLEELLRNSPPNSISDEIVQEVIMIDGYKLKLGECHWLMFRFSGTEPLLRIYCEAPTPIQVEKNLAWARQFAVEI, from the coding sequence ATGTTTAAGAATTCCTTGAAATTGCAATCTGATCCAATCCGATTTGGCACAGATGGTTGGCGAGGTGTTTTAGGGGTTGATATCACTCTAGAAAGGTTGCTTTCTGTGGCGACAGCAGCGACTCAGGAACTTGCTTACCGTGCTCCAAAGGGATTAAGCAATAAAGTTATCATTGGCTATGATCAAAGGTTTTTAGCGCCTGAGTTTGCTGCAGCTATCTCTTGTGCTGTCAGAGGTTGCGAACTTGAGCCATTAATTTCCGAAACTCCAGTAACAACTCCGGCGTGTAGCTGGGCTGTTGTTCAGCATCAAGCTATAGGGGCATTAGTCATTACTGCTAGCCACAACCCTCCTGAATGGCTTGGTTTGAAGATTAAGGGACCATCTGGATGTTCTGTAGATAGTGACTTCACCCAGGCAGTTGAGCACAGGCTTTTGGCAGGGGGGATAACTATGCCAATTAACGGCATAACAGAAAGCTTTAATTGTCGAGAGCAGCATATAGCTGGCTTAAAGCGAAAGTTTGATATAGAGAAAATTGCAAATGGACTTAAGGCAATGGGCCTCAAGGTAATAATTGACTATATGCATGGGTCTGCTGCTGGCTGTATCGCAGAACTTTTTGGGGATGGTTCACAAGAATTTTTACAAGAAATTCGAGTAAATAGAGACCCATTGTTTGGCGGAAATCCTCCAGAGCCTTTATCGCAGTATTTAGGTCAACTCATCTCATCTGTTAAAGCCTCTTCAGCTGCTGGTACGCAATCATTGGGTTTAGTTTTTGATGGCGATGGTGATCGAATCGCTGCAATAGATGAACAAGGGCGATTTTGCAGTAATCAATTGTTAGTACCTCTTTTTATAGATCATCTTGTTGGTGTGAAGAATTTGCCAGGATGTGTAATTAAAACTGTCAGTGGATCAGATTTGATAGCTCTTGTTGCAGAAAAATTAGGGCGAGAAGTGATTGAAGTTCCTGTTGGTTTTAAGTTTATTGCTTCAGAAATGTTTAATAGAGATGTGCTACTTGGGGGAGAGGAATCAGGAGGTATAGGTTTTGGATCTCATATCCCTGAAAGAGATGCTTTATATGCTGCTTTGGTTTTGTTAGAAGCTGTCACTTCTATAAAGATGCCTTTAGGCGAAAGAGTAAATACTTTGCATGATTGTTTTGGTAAAAGTTATTATGACCGAATAGATTTAAGACTTGAAGATAACAATTGCCGAGTAAGATTAGAAGAATTATTGAGAAACAGTCCTCCGAATTCAATCTCTGATGAGATAGTACAAGAGGTTATTATGATTGATGGCTACAAGTTGAAATTAGGAGAATGCCACTGGCTTATGTTTAGGTTCTCTGGTACAGAACCTCTTTTGAGGATCTATTGCGAAGCTCCAACTCCAATTCAAGTTGAGAAGAATCTTGCATGGGCAAGGCAATTTGCTGTAGAAATATGA
- the rdgB gene encoding RdgB/HAM1 family non-canonical purine NTP pyrophosphatase encodes MGKAICCRNMSVNSQKNNNNLVVASGNMGKVEEFKQLLSGLSLNIISQPDGVKVDETGETFSDNAKLKALYVAKFTGEFALADDSGLVVEALDGAPGVYSARYGNTDKERVDRLLRELLPFKNRNASFISSLCLASAEDGVLFEVEGRCEGIITYTARGNKGFGYDPVFEVRGTGLTFAEMRAKDKRLVSHRGKAFEALMPSLKKLFSLKY; translated from the coding sequence ATGGGCAAGGCAATTTGCTGTAGAAATATGAGTGTCAATTCTCAAAAAAATAATAATAACTTGGTTGTAGCGAGTGGGAATATGGGGAAGGTTGAGGAGTTTAAGCAACTTTTATCTGGTTTAAGTTTAAATATTATTAGTCAACCAGATGGAGTTAAAGTGGATGAAACAGGAGAAACTTTTTCAGATAATGCAAAGTTAAAAGCTCTTTATGTGGCAAAATTTACAGGGGAATTTGCTCTTGCTGATGATTCTGGATTAGTTGTAGAAGCTTTAGATGGTGCTCCTGGTGTTTACTCTGCTAGATATGGCAATACTGATAAAGAAAGGGTCGATAGATTGCTGAGAGAATTATTACCTTTTAAGAATAGAAATGCATCTTTTATTTCTTCACTTTGCTTGGCTTCGGCAGAAGATGGTGTTTTATTTGAGGTTGAAGGAAGATGTGAAGGAATTATTACATATACAGCAAGAGGTAATAAAGGTTTTGGTTATGATCCAGTCTTTGAAGTTAGAGGTACTGGATTGACATTCGCAGAGATGAGAGCAAAAGATAAAAGGCTTGTAAGTCATCGTGGCAAAGCTTTTGAGGCATTAATGCCAAGCCTAAAAAAATTATTCAGCCTTAAATATTGA
- a CDS encoding carotenoid oxygenase family protein, translated as MSENAFPTTKTKASENFERSDWSSAYSNVDKEFSNFELKAAKGAIPKDLFGTLYRNGPGRLERNGQWVHHPFDGDGMITSLRFEEGKANLTNRFVRTKAWQEEEKAGKFIYRGVFGTQKAGGALSNAFDLRLKNIANTNVVLLGNELLALWEAASPYSLDPRSLDTHGISNLNGVLNPGEAFSAHPRFDPGHNNQSRMVTFGVNTGPKSTIRLMEFSTQGDDAGVLISNRKDTFNGFAFLHDFAITPNWAVFLQNAIDFNPLPFIFGQKGAAQCLSSSKNNKGRFLLIPRDSGCYALEPPRIFEAPDGFVFHHLNAWEENSEVVIESIFYNDFPSIQPNENFLEINFDEIPEGILKKCRINLLNKNVTTEVLSNQCCEFAMVNPRMLGMKARYSWMATAQKEHGNGPLQNIKKFDLFNSQKHIWSAAPRGFVSEPIMVPTSSSNEDDGWVLTVVWNGERLASDLVILNANDLSEQAILELPLAIPHGLHGSWVEG; from the coding sequence GTGTCTGAGAACGCCTTCCCAACAACGAAAACGAAGGCTTCTGAAAACTTTGAAAGGAGTGACTGGTCAAGTGCTTACTCTAATGTTGATAAAGAATTCAGTAACTTTGAATTAAAGGCTGCTAAAGGTGCAATACCAAAAGATCTATTTGGTACTTTGTACCGAAATGGACCAGGCCGATTAGAGAGAAATGGACAATGGGTCCATCATCCATTCGATGGGGATGGAATGATTACCTCCCTAAGGTTCGAGGAAGGTAAAGCAAATCTCACCAATCGTTTTGTTAGAACAAAAGCCTGGCAAGAAGAAGAAAAAGCTGGAAAATTTATATATAGAGGGGTATTTGGGACCCAAAAAGCCGGAGGGGCTTTATCTAATGCTTTCGATCTTCGTTTAAAAAATATTGCCAATACAAATGTTGTGTTGCTTGGCAATGAACTTTTGGCCCTCTGGGAAGCAGCAAGTCCTTACTCACTTGACCCTAGAAGTTTAGACACTCATGGAATTTCCAACTTAAATGGAGTGCTAAACCCAGGTGAAGCTTTTAGTGCTCATCCTCGATTTGATCCAGGCCATAACAATCAATCTAGAATGGTAACTTTTGGAGTAAATACAGGCCCCAAAAGCACCATACGGTTAATGGAGTTTTCAACCCAAGGTGATGACGCAGGAGTATTGATATCCAACCGAAAAGATACCTTTAATGGATTTGCATTCCTACATGACTTTGCAATTACTCCAAATTGGGCAGTGTTCTTACAAAATGCAATTGACTTCAACCCATTGCCATTCATATTTGGTCAAAAAGGTGCCGCTCAATGTTTATCATCTTCAAAAAATAACAAAGGAAGGTTCTTATTAATTCCTAGAGATTCAGGCTGCTATGCATTAGAGCCACCTAGGATATTTGAGGCTCCAGATGGATTTGTTTTTCATCATCTAAATGCTTGGGAAGAGAACTCAGAGGTCGTTATTGAAAGTATTTTCTATAATGACTTTCCTTCAATTCAGCCTAATGAAAATTTTCTAGAGATTAATTTTGATGAAATTCCTGAAGGTATATTAAAGAAATGCAGGATTAACTTATTAAACAAAAATGTTACAACAGAAGTATTAAGCAATCAATGTTGTGAATTCGCAATGGTTAATCCTCGAATGCTTGGAATGAAAGCCAGATACAGCTGGATGGCAACTGCACAGAAAGAGCATGGGAATGGCCCTCTGCAGAACATTAAGAAATTCGATTTATTTAATTCACAAAAGCATATTTGGAGTGCTGCACCAAGAGGATTTGTCAGTGAACCAATCATGGTACCAACTAGTTCATCAAATGAGGATGATGGTTGGGTTTTAACTGTTGTATGGAATGGGGAAAGACTAGCTAGTGATTTAGTAATTTTAAACGCCAATGATTTAAGTGAACAAGCTATTTTGGAGTTACCGCTGGCAATTCCTCATGGATTACATGGAAGTTGGGTTGAAGGTTAA
- the hisB gene encoding imidazoleglycerol-phosphate dehydratase HisB, which yields MSLQRTGEVHRVTKETNVTVRLGLDGKGKCKISTGVAFLDHMLQQLSSHGLFDLEVIAKGDTHIDDHHTNEDVGIAIGQALSESLGERQGINRFGHFSAPLDEALVQVVLDCSGRPHLSYGLNIPSQRIGSYETELVKEFFIAVVNNSGLTLHIRQLDGTNSHHIVEACFKAFARALRLATELDPRRGDAIPSSKGVLEQAGSKPKQI from the coding sequence ATGAGTCTTCAAAGGACAGGCGAAGTGCATCGCGTCACTAAAGAGACGAATGTCACCGTTCGATTAGGACTTGATGGAAAAGGCAAATGCAAGATTTCCACTGGTGTTGCTTTTCTTGATCACATGCTTCAACAGTTATCAAGTCATGGACTTTTTGATTTAGAAGTAATCGCAAAAGGAGATACACATATTGATGATCATCACACTAATGAGGACGTTGGAATCGCAATTGGGCAAGCATTATCTGAATCCCTCGGGGAAAGGCAAGGGATCAATCGATTTGGACACTTTTCTGCGCCTTTGGATGAGGCATTAGTTCAAGTTGTTCTTGATTGCTCTGGGCGGCCTCATCTGAGCTACGGCCTAAACATCCCTTCTCAAAGAATCGGTAGCTATGAAACAGAATTAGTAAAAGAATTTTTTATTGCCGTTGTAAACAACAGCGGGCTAACCCTTCATATTCGTCAACTAGATGGTACTAATTCTCATCACATAGTTGAAGCATGTTTCAAAGCATTTGCTAGAGCACTAAGATTGGCAACTGAATTAGACCCTAGAAGAGGAGATGCTATACCTAGCAGCAAAGGCGTTCTAGAGCAGGCAGGAAGCAAACCAAAACAAATTTGA
- the fabI gene encoding enoyl-ACP reductase FabI: MLLDLSGKKILVTGIANNRSIAWGIAQQLHAAGAELGITYLPDEKGRFEAKVRELTSPLNPSLFLPLNVQNSVQIEEVFNAIKEKWGVLDGLVHCLAFAGKEELVGDYSDTTSEGFARALDISAYSLAPLCKYAKPLFSEKAGVVTLTYLGAERAIPNYNVMGVAKAALEASVRYLSAELGPEKQVRVNAISAGPIRTLASSAIGGILDMIHNVEEKAPLRRTVTQTEVGNTATFLLSDLSSGISGQTIYVDAGYCINGM, from the coding sequence ATGCTCCTAGATCTAAGTGGTAAAAAAATCCTTGTCACAGGAATTGCAAACAATCGCTCAATAGCTTGGGGGATTGCCCAACAGTTACATGCTGCAGGGGCTGAACTTGGGATCACCTATCTTCCTGACGAGAAAGGACGGTTTGAAGCAAAAGTTAGAGAATTAACTTCTCCCCTAAATCCATCTTTATTTCTCCCTCTAAATGTTCAAAACTCTGTCCAAATTGAAGAAGTATTTAATGCCATAAAAGAAAAGTGGGGAGTATTAGATGGTCTTGTGCATTGCCTTGCTTTCGCTGGGAAAGAAGAGCTTGTAGGAGATTATAGTGACACAACATCAGAAGGTTTTGCCAGAGCATTAGACATCAGTGCTTACTCTCTTGCTCCACTTTGTAAATATGCAAAACCTCTTTTCAGCGAAAAGGCTGGAGTAGTTACTCTTACCTATCTAGGTGCAGAACGAGCAATTCCTAATTACAACGTTATGGGAGTTGCGAAGGCTGCTCTTGAAGCTTCAGTAAGGTATCTTTCAGCCGAGCTTGGACCAGAGAAACAAGTGCGAGTAAATGCTATTAGTGCAGGCCCTATTAGAACATTGGCAAGCTCCGCAATTGGAGGCATACTTGACATGATCCATAATGTGGAAGAGAAAGCTCCCTTACGCCGAACTGTGACCCAAACTGAAGTTGGAAATACAGCAACTTTCTTACTAAGCGATCTATCAAGTGGGATTTCAGGGCAAACTATTTACGTTGATGCAGGGTATTGCATTAATGGAATGTGA
- a CDS encoding thioredoxin family protein translates to MVRTTSTMLPLGTALPFFDLPVVQGTSFRHPITQKKFDRISSKLFKTKPLLIMILCAHCPFVKHVESQLTKLDQDYLDEVDFLAIASNSLITHPQDGPENLLAQSIGHGWRFPYLLDSDQHFAKSLHASCTPEFFLFSPNQQGRQSLNYRGQLDGSRPGNEVPLTGIDLRMAIKAVLKKEKVFLNQKPSIGCNIKWHPGNEPSWFG, encoded by the coding sequence ATGGTTAGAACGACATCGACGATGTTGCCTTTAGGTACAGCCTTGCCCTTCTTTGACTTACCTGTTGTTCAAGGAACATCTTTTCGGCACCCTATTACTCAAAAGAAGTTTGATCGAATTAGCAGCAAACTCTTTAAAACGAAGCCATTGCTCATAATGATTCTTTGTGCTCATTGTCCCTTTGTAAAGCATGTAGAGAGTCAATTAACGAAATTGGACCAAGATTATCTTGATGAAGTTGATTTCCTCGCTATAGCAAGCAATAGCTTAATTACCCACCCGCAAGATGGCCCTGAGAACCTTTTAGCTCAATCTATAGGGCATGGATGGAGATTCCCATACTTGCTTGACTCTGATCAGCACTTTGCTAAATCGCTGCATGCTTCTTGTACCCCTGAGTTTTTTCTTTTTTCTCCTAACCAACAGGGCAGGCAAAGTTTGAATTATCGAGGTCAGCTAGATGGCAGCAGGCCAGGTAACGAAGTTCCATTAACCGGGATTGATTTGCGCATGGCTATAAAAGCTGTTTTAAAAAAAGAAAAAGTTTTTTTGAATCAAAAACCTTCTATTGGGTGCAATATTAAGTGGCACCCTGGCAATGAACCGTCTTGGTTTGGTTGA
- a CDS encoding DegT/DnrJ/EryC1/StrS family aminotransferase, with protein sequence MQVPPFSLDQQLSDIGHQLETAASKVLRSGHYIGGKEVDDFEKSFAASVCVPYAIGCNSGTDALILALRALDIGPGDEVLTPSFSFFATAEAISNVGAKPVFIDIDPKNFLINTGLIEKAITSATKAILPVHLFGCPVDMDVIVSIAKKNRLKIIEDCAQAAGSYWRGKPVGGIGDIGCFSFFPTKNLGAAGDGGAVTTHDPEIAQRVREIAVHGMPRRYFHTNLGYNSRLDALQAAILSVKLPMLSDWVKKRQAIALRYQKLLKGIPGLEMPGDSINDQDLCGHSWNQFVVKIKGNNLSKKLDREEIFDHQENNLSDSTYRDWLKEELSKNGVNTIIYYPIPIHLQPIYQEIGYKDCKLPFTEKVSHQVLSLPIFPELTLDKQDYVVNQIRNLLLV encoded by the coding sequence ATGCAGGTGCCACCTTTTAGTCTTGATCAACAGCTGTCCGATATAGGGCATCAATTGGAGACTGCTGCTTCCAAGGTCCTTAGGAGTGGCCACTACATAGGGGGAAAAGAGGTTGATGACTTTGAGAAGTCCTTTGCTGCAAGCGTTTGTGTCCCATATGCGATTGGTTGCAATAGTGGAACTGATGCCTTGATACTTGCTTTAAGAGCGTTAGATATAGGCCCTGGAGATGAAGTCTTGACACCTTCGTTTAGTTTCTTTGCAACAGCAGAAGCAATTAGCAACGTAGGAGCTAAACCAGTATTTATTGATATAGATCCTAAGAATTTTCTTATAAATACAGGATTGATAGAAAAAGCTATTACTTCTGCAACCAAGGCAATTTTGCCAGTGCACCTTTTTGGATGTCCTGTTGATATGGATGTAATTGTTTCTATAGCTAAGAAAAACCGACTAAAGATTATTGAAGATTGTGCACAAGCAGCTGGCTCATATTGGCGAGGCAAGCCTGTTGGAGGTATAGGAGATATTGGCTGTTTTAGCTTTTTTCCTACTAAGAATTTAGGTGCTGCAGGTGATGGAGGTGCTGTTACTACACATGACCCTGAAATAGCTCAAAGAGTTAGAGAAATTGCCGTTCATGGAATGCCTAGAAGATATTTTCATACCAATCTTGGATATAACAGCCGTTTAGATGCTTTGCAAGCAGCTATTCTAAGCGTGAAATTACCCATGCTTTCTGACTGGGTTAAAAAGCGTCAGGCAATTGCCTTAAGATATCAAAAACTTTTAAAAGGAATACCAGGCTTAGAAATGCCTGGAGACTCTATAAATGATCAAGATCTTTGTGGTCATTCTTGGAATCAATTTGTAGTAAAGATTAAAGGAAATAATCTTAGTAAAAAACTAGATAGAGAAGAAATCTTTGATCATCAAGAAAATAATTTGTCTGATAGTACTTATAGGGATTGGTTAAAGGAGGAATTATCAAAAAATGGCGTTAATACAATTATTTACTACCCAATCCCAATTCATCTACAACCTATTTATCAAGAGATTGGCTATAAAGATTGTAAATTACCTTTTACAGAAAAAGTTTCGCATCAAGTTCTAAGCCTACCTATTTTCCCAGAGTTAACTCTTGACAAGCAAGACTATGTTGTGAATCAAATTAGGAATTTACTACTAGTCTGA
- a CDS encoding NUDIX hydrolase, protein MTPLPPPEPSPILSNQRSIDVKKLRFEVNKIQLPIGIEGSFGMIRHPGAALAVPIQENGNVILLRQYRFAVSRRILEFPAGTLEANEDPLSSIKRELGEESGYQAKQWHNLGLMLPCPGYSDEVIHLFLAQNLTPLEKKPLGDEDEDIEVLEMTKNELEHAIASGNEPLDGKSITAWHRACQFLNL, encoded by the coding sequence ATGACTCCATTGCCACCCCCTGAACCATCTCCAATTCTTTCAAACCAAAGATCTATTGATGTAAAAAAACTTCGTTTTGAAGTAAATAAAATCCAATTACCAATTGGTATAGAAGGTAGTTTTGGAATGATCCGACATCCTGGTGCCGCTCTAGCTGTACCGATACAAGAAAATGGCAATGTAATTCTCTTACGTCAATACCGATTCGCAGTTTCCAGAAGAATCCTTGAATTTCCAGCTGGTACACTCGAAGCCAACGAAGATCCACTTAGCTCTATCAAAAGAGAATTAGGTGAAGAATCTGGCTATCAAGCAAAGCAATGGCATAACCTAGGTTTAATGCTTCCTTGCCCAGGATATTCCGATGAGGTAATTCATCTTTTTCTAGCTCAAAACTTAACTCCGTTAGAAAAAAAACCTTTAGGAGACGAAGATGAAGATATTGAAGTCTTAGAAATGACCAAAAACGAGCTAGAACATGCTATTGCAAGTGGTAATGAGCCCCTGGATGGCAAAAGCATTACAGCTTGGCATAGAGCTTGTCAATTCCTCAACCTTTAA
- the folK gene encoding 2-amino-4-hydroxy-6-hydroxymethyldihydropteridine diphosphokinase gives MSSLNYYKQNTLAIALGSNIPSPAGPPVSTLITVKPQIEQLICEWIKALVPANKTFLPIISNLHWQWSPLYETQPIGGPSNQPNYINAVLVVRGEKFASIRPTEDRAIDLLKRFLELEKNFGRARELSKVKWGPRTLDIDLLAWGDLHINKKILVLPHPRFIERDFVLIPLAASIQREAYGIRQIPPQEGWEE, from the coding sequence ATGTCATCTTTGAACTATTACAAACAAAATACTCTTGCAATTGCTCTAGGTTCCAATATTCCTAGTCCAGCAGGGCCTCCAGTCTCTACCCTTATAACCGTCAAACCTCAGATAGAACAATTGATCTGCGAATGGATCAAAGCTTTAGTGCCAGCAAATAAAACTTTTTTGCCAATTATTTCAAATCTTCACTGGCAATGGTCTCCATTGTATGAAACCCAACCAATTGGTGGGCCTAGCAACCAACCAAATTATATAAATGCTGTCCTTGTAGTTAGAGGAGAGAAATTTGCTTCTATCAGGCCTACAGAGGATAGAGCAATAGATTTATTAAAGCGATTTCTAGAACTAGAAAAAAACTTTGGGAGAGCAAGAGAGCTCTCCAAAGTAAAGTGGGGCCCAAGAACCCTTGATATAGACCTTCTTGCCTGGGGTGATTTGCATATAAACAAAAAAATACTTGTCCTGCCTCATCCTCGATTCATAGAGAGGGACTTTGTGTTAATTCCATTAGCAGCATCAATACAAAGAGAAGCATATGGGATTAGACAAATTCCCCCTCAAGAAGGCTGGGAAGAATAA